One genomic segment of Thermus thermamylovorans includes these proteins:
- a CDS encoding TRAP transporter small permease subunit, with translation MLLLVLTLTYEVIARYLLQSPTIWAYDTSYMLTSLFVILTVAHLLQRGEHVRVDVLSHYLPPRLAAGLEALLYLLLFFPFLYILLSVMPEHVAQSWRIGERHTAGVWLPPIYPFKTWIMVGMFLLGLQALVQFLRALGVVLKGDQA, from the coding sequence GTGCTTCTCCTTGTGCTCACCCTTACCTACGAGGTGATTGCGCGCTATCTTCTCCAAAGCCCTACCATCTGGGCCTACGATACCAGCTACATGCTCACCAGCCTCTTCGTCATCCTTACCGTGGCCCATCTCCTGCAGCGGGGAGAGCATGTCCGGGTGGACGTCCTGAGCCACTACCTGCCCCCCAGGCTTGCCGCTGGACTGGAAGCCCTCCTCTACCTCCTCCTTTTCTTCCCCTTTCTGTACATCCTCCTCTCGGTGATGCCCGAGCATGTGGCCCAATCTTGGCGAATAGGTGAGCGTCATACAGCAGGTGTTTGGTTGCCCCCCATCTACCCCTTCAAAACCTGGATCATGGTGGGGATGTTCCTCCTGGGCCTGCAAGCCCTGGTTCAGTTCCTGCGGGCCCTGGGGGTGGTCCTCAAGGGGGACCAGGCATGA
- the dctP gene encoding TRAP transporter substrate-binding protein DctP, which yields MKKVKNGGLTASEAKVDRRTALKAGVVALGAAATLGSPAVAQRRPEVRWTMATSWPAAIHLHHMAEYWAKKVEEMSGGRMVVDVRPSGAIVGAFEVLDATHSGVIQAAHSWSGYWTGRNPAAAFFASVPVLFTPLSHLAWIYEGGGLQFWQRMYDDLRLNVRVFPAGITHAETLAWSHRPLRRLEDFRGLRYRAPGYWGEILRGLGVAVVTLPAAELYTAMERRVIDATEFNTPYTDRLLRFHEVARYFNVPGMHQPTCSFELLINRTAWDRLPADLKIIVEEAAKATTLWALTHDLHQSMEAIDFFRRRGNQQVTLDPQAQWEIYRASMEFLRRQAEANAFFREVFDSAFRYHQRVAAYDELMTPIPVRQAHRVPQQFRVI from the coding sequence ATGAAAAAGGTGAAGAACGGTGGGCTCACAGCAAGCGAGGCCAAAGTAGACCGCAGAACCGCGCTCAAAGCCGGGGTCGTTGCCCTTGGGGCAGCTGCTACCTTGGGCAGCCCAGCCGTAGCCCAGAGGCGGCCAGAGGTCCGTTGGACCATGGCCACCTCTTGGCCTGCCGCCATTCACCTACACCACATGGCCGAGTACTGGGCCAAGAAGGTAGAGGAAATGAGCGGGGGGAGAATGGTGGTGGATGTGCGCCCCAGTGGGGCCATTGTGGGTGCCTTCGAAGTCTTGGATGCCACCCACTCCGGGGTGATTCAGGCCGCCCACTCTTGGAGTGGTTACTGGACAGGCAGAAACCCTGCAGCGGCCTTTTTTGCTTCTGTGCCCGTGCTCTTCACCCCCCTTTCCCACTTGGCCTGGATTTACGAGGGCGGCGGCTTGCAGTTCTGGCAAAGAATGTACGATGACCTCCGCCTTAACGTCAGGGTCTTCCCCGCGGGGATAACTCATGCGGAAACCTTGGCCTGGTCTCACAGGCCGCTGCGTCGCTTAGAGGATTTTCGAGGACTAAGATACCGTGCACCGGGGTACTGGGGCGAGATCCTGCGGGGACTTGGGGTAGCCGTGGTGACCCTACCCGCTGCCGAACTGTACACCGCCATGGAAAGGAGGGTCATAGATGCCACCGAATTTAACACTCCCTACACCGACCGCTTGCTCCGGTTCCACGAAGTGGCGCGGTACTTCAATGTCCCAGGCATGCACCAACCTACCTGCTCTTTTGAGTTGCTCATCAACAGGACCGCTTGGGACCGCTTACCGGCTGACTTAAAAATCATCGTAGAAGAAGCGGCTAAAGCCACGACCCTGTGGGCGTTGACTCATGATCTACACCAAAGCATGGAGGCCATCGATTTCTTCCGCAGGCGGGGAAATCAACAGGTGACCCTCGACCCTCAGGCGCAATGGGAGATATACCGGGCCTCCATGGAGTTTCTTAGAAGGCAGGCGGAGGCCAATGCTTTCTTCAGAGAAGTTTTCGACTCGGCTTTCCGGTACCACCAACGGGTTGCCGCATACGACGAACTTATGACACCTATACCCGTCCGCCAAGCCCACAGAGTCCCTCAGCAGTTTAGAGTCATCTAG
- a CDS encoding zinc-binding dehydrogenase encodes MVMRAAVLERVGEPLRIEEVPIPEPKAGEVLVRVAACGVCHTDLHVIKGEVAFPTPCVLGHEISGTVAALGPGVEALRVGEKVVASFIMPCGQCYYCLRGEEDLCERFFSYNRLRGVLYDGSTRLYRKDGSPLWMYSMGGLAEYAVVPATDIFPLPEGMALEEAAILGCALFTAYGAVKTAGLEGGESVAVVATGGVGLGIVQIARAFGAYPVVAVDVRPEKLEKAKTLGATHAFFPQEATQAVRDLTGGRGVDVAFEALGKPDTFHFALNLLRDGGRMVPVGIAPQGVEARVEITRLVRRKLKILGSYGARPRRDMPALLKLAQAGIIGAGAEVTDRFPLEEADLAYQRLNEGAIVGRAVVVLGGGK; translated from the coding sequence ATGGTGATGCGGGCAGCGGTCCTGGAACGGGTGGGAGAACCCTTAAGGATAGAAGAGGTGCCCATCCCAGAACCCAAGGCTGGAGAGGTCCTCGTGCGGGTGGCGGCCTGCGGGGTTTGTCACACCGACCTCCACGTGATCAAGGGGGAGGTGGCCTTCCCCACCCCTTGTGTGTTGGGGCACGAAATTTCGGGCACCGTGGCCGCCTTGGGCCCAGGGGTTGAAGCTCTGAGGGTAGGCGAAAAGGTGGTGGCCAGCTTTATCATGCCCTGCGGTCAGTGCTATTACTGCCTCAGAGGGGAAGAAGATCTCTGCGAGCGCTTCTTCAGCTACAACCGCCTAAGGGGTGTGCTGTACGACGGCAGCACCCGGCTTTACCGTAAGGATGGGAGCCCTCTATGGATGTACTCCATGGGCGGCTTGGCGGAGTATGCGGTGGTCCCGGCCACAGATATCTTTCCCCTACCCGAGGGGATGGCCCTTGAGGAAGCGGCCATCCTGGGATGCGCCCTCTTCACTGCTTACGGCGCGGTAAAGACCGCCGGCCTCGAGGGCGGGGAGTCGGTGGCCGTGGTGGCCACCGGCGGTGTGGGTCTAGGAATCGTCCAAATTGCCCGTGCTTTCGGCGCCTACCCCGTGGTGGCTGTGGACGTTCGTCCGGAGAAGCTAGAAAAAGCCAAGACGCTGGGCGCAACCCATGCTTTCTTCCCCCAGGAGGCTACCCAAGCGGTGCGAGACCTCACAGGGGGGCGCGGGGTGGACGTGGCCTTCGAGGCACTAGGGAAGCCGGATACTTTTCACTTCGCCCTGAACCTACTCCGGGACGGAGGAAGGATGGTACCTGTGGGCATCGCCCCTCAAGGAGTCGAAGCCAGAGTGGAAATCACCCGTCTTGTCCGTAGGAAACTCAAGATCCTTGGCTCCTATGGGGCCAGGCCCCGTAGGGACATGCCCGCCCTCCTCAAGCTGGCTCAAGCCGGGATTATTGGGGCGGGTGCAGAAGTGACCGACCGCTTTCCCTTGGAAGAAGCCGACCTGGCCTACCAGCGGCTCAATGAGGGTGCCATCGTAGGCCGGGCGGTGGTAGTGTTGGGAGGTGGCAAATGA